One genomic region from Manis pentadactyla isolate mManPen7 chromosome 12, mManPen7.hap1, whole genome shotgun sequence encodes:
- the PTBP1 gene encoding LOW QUALITY PROTEIN: polypyrimidine tract-binding protein 1 (The sequence of the model RefSeq protein was modified relative to this genomic sequence to represent the inferred CDS: deleted 1 base in 1 codon) codes for MDGIVPEIAVGTKRGSDELFSACVTNGPFIMSSSAASAANGNDSKKFKGDSRSTGAPSRVIHLRKLPGDVTEGEVISLGLPFGKVTNLLMLKGKNQAFIEMNTEEAANTMVNYYTSVTPVLRGQPIYIQFSNHKELKTDSSPNQARAQAALQAVNSVQSGNLALAASAAAADAGMAMAGQSPVLRIIVENLFYPVTLDVLHQIFSKFGTVLKIITFTKNNQFQALLQYADPVSAQHAKLSLDGQNIYNACCTLRIDFSKLTSLNVKYNNDKSRDYTRPDLPSGDSQPSLDQTMAAAFGAPGIMSASPYAGAGFPPTFAIPQAAGLSVPNVHGALAPLAIPSAAAAAAAGRIAIPGLAGAGNSVLLVSNLSPERVTPQSLFILFGVYGDVQRVKILFNKKENALVQMADGSQAQLAMSHLNGHKLHGKPVRITLSKHQNVQLPREGQEDQGLTKDYGNSPLHRFKKPGSKNFQNIFPPSATLHLSNIPPSVSEDDLKALFSSNGGIVKGFKFFQKDRKMALIQMGSVEEAIQALIDLHNHDLGENHHLRVSFSKSTI; via the exons ATGGACGG CATTGTCCCAGAGATAGCAGTTGGTACAAAG CGGGGGTCTGACGAGCTCTTCTCTGCCTGCGTCACTAACGGACCCTTTATCATGAGCAGCAGCGCGGCCTCTGCAG CAAACGGGAACGACAGCAAGAAGTTCAAAGGTGACAGCAGGAGTACAGGTGCACCCTCCAGGGTGATCCATCTCCGCAAGCTGCCTGGTGACGTCACCGAGGGCGAGGTCATCTCCCTGGGGCTGCCCTTCGGGAAGGTGACAAACCTTCTGATGCTGAAAGGGAAAAACCAG GCCTTCATCGAGATGAACACAGAGGAGGCCGCCAACACCATGGTGAACTACTACACCTCGGTGACGCCAGTGCTCCGCGGCCAGCCCATCTACATCCAGTTCTCCAACCACAAGGAGCTGAAGACGGACAGCTCGCCCAACCAGGCG CGGGCCCAGGCAGCCCTGCAGGCCGTGAACTCCGTGCAGTCAGGGAacctggccctggctgcctcGGCTGCGGCAGCGGACGCCGGCATGGCGATGGCCGGGCAGAGCCCAGTGCTGAGGATCATTGTGGAGAACCTCTTCTACCCAGTGACCCTGGATGTGCTGCACCAG atcTTCTCCAAGTTCGGCACCGTCCTGAAGATCATCACCTTCACCAAGAACAACCAGTTTCAGGCACTGCTCCAGTACGCGGACCCTGTGAGCGCCCAGCACGCCAAGCTG TCACTGGACGGGCAGAATATCTACAATGCCTGCTGCACGCTGCGCATCGACTTCTCCAAGCTCACCAGCCTCAATGTCAAGTACAACAACGATAAGAGCCGAGACTACACACGCCCTGACCTGCCCTCGGGTGACAGCCAGCCCTCGCTGGACCAGACCATGGCTGCCGCCTTTG GTGCGCCTGGTATAATGTCAGCCTCTCCGTATGCAGGAGCTGGTTTCCCTCCCACCTTTGCCATCCCTCAAGCTGCAG GTCTGTCAGTTCCGAATGTGCACGGGGCTCTGGCCCCCCTGGCTATCCCCTCAGCGGCAGCGGCTGCTGCAGCAGGCCGGATTGCCATC CCTGGCCTGGCAGGTGCAGGCAACTCTGTCCTGTTGGTCAGCAACCTCAGCCCCGAG AGAGTCACACCCCAAAGCCTCTTTATTCTTTTCG GCGTGTATGGGGATGTGCAGCGGGTGAAGATCCTGTTCAACAAGAAGGAGAACGCCCTGGTGCAGATGGCAGACGGGAGCCAGGCCCAGCTGG CCATGAGCCACCTCAATGGGCACAAACTGCATGGGAAGCCTGTGCGCATCACGCTGTCCAAGCACCAGAATGTGCAGCTGCCCCGTGAGGGCCAGGAGGACCAGGGCCTCACCAAGGACTATGGCAACTCACCACTGCACCGTTTCAAGAAGCCTGGCTCCAAGAACTTCCAGAACATTTTCCCGCCCTCAGCCACCCTGCACCTGTCCAATATCCC GCCCTCCGTGTCTGAGGATGACCTCAAGGCGCTGTTTTCCAGCAATGGCGGGATCGTGAAGGGGTTCAAGTTCTTCCA GAAGGACCGCAAGATGGCGCTGATCCAGATGGGCTCCGTGGAGGAGGCCATCCAGGCCCTCATCGACCTGCACAACCATGACCTGGGCGAGAACCACCACCTGCGTGTGTCCTTCTCCAAGTCCACCATCTAG
- the PLPPR3 gene encoding phospholipid phosphatase-related protein type 3 isoform X1, whose protein sequence is MISTKEQNKTPKDSMTLLPCFYFVELPIVASSVVSLYFLELTDLFKPAKVGFQCYDRTLSMPYVDTSEELIPLLMLLSLAFAAPAASIMVGEGVLYCLQSRPWGRGGRDGAEGSIHAGGCSFSSFLRRTVRFVGVQVFGLCATALVTDVIQLATGYHAPFFLTVCKPNYTLLGTPCEASPYVTQDICSGHDSHAILSARKTFPSQHATLSAFAAVYVSMYFNSVISDATKLLKPILVFAFTIAAGVCGLTQITQYRSHPVDVYAGFLIGAGIAAYLACHAVGNFQAPPAEKPAAPAPAEDALRALTQRGHDSLYQQNKSVSTDALGPPGRLEGVARPVARDKSSLGSVKRASVDVDLLAPRSPMGKESMVTFSHTLPRVSTPSLDDPARRHMTIHVPLDASRSKQLISEWKQKSLEGRGLGLPDEASPGHLRAPAEPMAEEEEEEEEEEEEEEEEGEQEGEHGGPAPPSLYPMVQARPGLGPRVILPPRAGPQPLVHIPEEGVQGAGLSPKSSTAVRAKWLMMAEKSGAAAVAATAPTQPRVANPPRLLQVIAMSKAPGGPGPKAAETASSSSASSDSSQYRSPSDRDSASMVTIDAHAPHHPVVHLSAGNGPWEWRAAGGGAQGVEGEGGYELGDLVHSFRGPKPQGVSPGSSVSDLDQEELRFGTVATVNLATGEGLPPLGPASRESTLRRQAGALVLGEREAPGEGAPGSYYRKVQVARRLQD, encoded by the exons ATGATTTCCACCAAGGAGCAGAATAAAACCCCGAAGGACAGCATGACGCTTCTGCCCTGCTTCTACTTCGTGGAG CTGCCCATCGTGGCGTCCTCCGTCGTGTCCCTGTACTTCCTGGAGCTGACTGACCTCTTCAAGCCGGCCAAGGTGGGTTTCCAGTGCTACGACCGCACGCTCTCCATGCCCTACGTGGACACCAGCGAGGAGCTCATTCCTCTGCTCATGCTCCTCAGCTTGGCCTTTGCCGCCCCGGCAGCCTCG ATCATGGTGGGCGAGGGCGTCCTGTACTGCCTGCAGTCCCGGCCGTGGGGCCGCGGCGGCCGGGATGGGGCCGAGGGCAGCATCCACGCTGGTGGCTGCAGCTTCAGCTCCTTCCTGCGGCGCACTGTGCGGTTTGTGG gtgtCCAGGTGTTCGGCCTGTGCGCCACAGCTTTGGTGACCGACGTCATCCAGCTGGCCACGGGCTACCACGCGCCCTTCTTCCTCACGGTCTGCAAGCCCAACTATACGCTGCTGGGCACGCCCTGTGAGGCCAGCCCCTACGTCACGCAGGACATTTGCTCCGGCCACGACAGCCACGCCATCCTGTCTGCACG GAAGACCTTCCCGTCCCAGCACGCCACGCTGTCCGCCTTTGCGGCTGTCTACGTGTCG ATGTACTTCAACTCGGTCATCTCGGACGCCACCAAGCTGCTGAAGCCCATCCTGGTGTTTGCCTTCACCATCGCCGCTGGCGTGTGCGGCCTCACCCAGATCACGCAGTACCGCAGCCACCCCGTGGATGTCTATGCCGGCTTCCTCATCGGCGCGGGCATCGCCGCCTACCTG GCCTGCCATGCCGTGGGCAACTTCCAGGCCCCACCTGCGGAGAAGCCAGCAGCCCCGGCACCTGCCGAGGATGCGCTGCGGGCGCTGACCCAGCGGGGCCACGACTCTCTGTACCAGCAGAACAAGTCTGTGAGCACGGACGCCCTCGGCCCGCCAGGGCGGCTGGAGGGGGTGGCCCGGCCTGTGGCCCGCGATAAGAGCTCGCTGGGCAGTGTGAAGCGCGCCAGCGTGGACGTGGACCTGCTGGCCCCGCGCAGCCCCATGGGCAAGGAGAGCATGGTGACCTTCAGCCACACGCTGCCACGTGTCAGCACGCCCTCGCTGGACGACCCCGCCCGCCGGCACATGACCATCCACGTGCCGCTGGACGCCTCCCGCTCCAAGCAGCTCATCAGCGAGTGGAAGCAGAAGTCGCTGGAGGGCCGGGGCCTGGGGCTGCCCGACGAGGCCAGCCCAGGGCACCTGCGGGCACCTGCCGAGCCCATggccgaggaggaggaggaggaggaggaggaagaggaggaggaggaggaggagggggagcaggagggggagCACGGGGGGCCTGCCCCACCCTCGCTGTACCCCATGGTCCAGGCTCGGCCGGGCCTTGGGCCTCGAGTCATCCTCCCGCCACGGGCTGGGCCGCAGCCCCTGGTGCACATCCCTGAGGAGGGGGTGCAGGGAGCCGGCCTGTCCCCCAAGAGCAGCACGGCTGTGCGGGCCAAGTGGCTGATGATGGCCGAGAAGAGCGGGGCCGCCGCAGTCGCGGCCacagcccccacccagccccgTGTGGCCAACCCGCCACGGCTGCTGCAGGTCATCGCCATGTCCAAGGCGCCGGGCGGGCCAGGCCCCAAGGCGGCTGAGACAGCCTCCTCCTCCAGCGCCAGCTCCGACTCCTCGCAGTACCGGTCACCCTCGGACCGCGACTCCGCCAGCATGGTCACCATTGACGCACACGCGCCGCACCACCCCGTGGTCCACCTGTCCGCGGGGAACGGGCCCTGGGAGTGGAGGGCCGCGGGTGGTGGGGCGCAGGGAGTGGAGGGCGAGGGTGGCTATGAGCTGGGCGACCTGGTTCACAGCTTCAGAGGGCCCAAGCCACAGGGTGTGTCTCCCGGCTCATCGGTCAGCGACCTGGACCAGGAGGAGCTGCGGTTTGGGACCGTGGCCACTGTCAACCTGGCCACAGGCGAAGGGCTGCCCCCGCTGGGCCCAGCTAGCCGGGAGTCAACACTGCGGCGCCAAGCAGGTGCCCTGGTGTTGGGCGAGCGTGAGGCCCCAGGTGAGGGGGCACCGGGGAGTTACTACCGGAAGGTGCAGGTCGCCCGCAGGCTCCAGGACTGA
- the PLPPR3 gene encoding phospholipid phosphatase-related protein type 3 isoform X2 encodes MISTKEQNKTPKDSMTLLPCFYFVELPIVASSVVSLYFLELTDLFKPAKIMVGEGVLYCLQSRPWGRGGRDGAEGSIHAGGCSFSSFLRRTVRFVGVQVFGLCATALVTDVIQLATGYHAPFFLTVCKPNYTLLGTPCEASPYVTQDICSGHDSHAILSARKTFPSQHATLSAFAAVYVSMYFNSVISDATKLLKPILVFAFTIAAGVCGLTQITQYRSHPVDVYAGFLIGAGIAAYLACHAVGNFQAPPAEKPAAPAPAEDALRALTQRGHDSLYQQNKSVSTDALGPPGRLEGVARPVARDKSSLGSVKRASVDVDLLAPRSPMGKESMVTFSHTLPRVSTPSLDDPARRHMTIHVPLDASRSKQLISEWKQKSLEGRGLGLPDEASPGHLRAPAEPMAEEEEEEEEEEEEEEEEGEQEGEHGGPAPPSLYPMVQARPGLGPRVILPPRAGPQPLVHIPEEGVQGAGLSPKSSTAVRAKWLMMAEKSGAAAVAATAPTQPRVANPPRLLQVIAMSKAPGGPGPKAAETASSSSASSDSSQYRSPSDRDSASMVTIDAHAPHHPVVHLSAGNGPWEWRAAGGGAQGVEGEGGYELGDLVHSFRGPKPQGVSPGSSVSDLDQEELRFGTVATVNLATGEGLPPLGPASRESTLRRQAGALVLGEREAPGEGAPGSYYRKVQVARRLQD; translated from the exons ATGATTTCCACCAAGGAGCAGAATAAAACCCCGAAGGACAGCATGACGCTTCTGCCCTGCTTCTACTTCGTGGAG CTGCCCATCGTGGCGTCCTCCGTCGTGTCCCTGTACTTCCTGGAGCTGACTGACCTCTTCAAGCCGGCCAAG ATCATGGTGGGCGAGGGCGTCCTGTACTGCCTGCAGTCCCGGCCGTGGGGCCGCGGCGGCCGGGATGGGGCCGAGGGCAGCATCCACGCTGGTGGCTGCAGCTTCAGCTCCTTCCTGCGGCGCACTGTGCGGTTTGTGG gtgtCCAGGTGTTCGGCCTGTGCGCCACAGCTTTGGTGACCGACGTCATCCAGCTGGCCACGGGCTACCACGCGCCCTTCTTCCTCACGGTCTGCAAGCCCAACTATACGCTGCTGGGCACGCCCTGTGAGGCCAGCCCCTACGTCACGCAGGACATTTGCTCCGGCCACGACAGCCACGCCATCCTGTCTGCACG GAAGACCTTCCCGTCCCAGCACGCCACGCTGTCCGCCTTTGCGGCTGTCTACGTGTCG ATGTACTTCAACTCGGTCATCTCGGACGCCACCAAGCTGCTGAAGCCCATCCTGGTGTTTGCCTTCACCATCGCCGCTGGCGTGTGCGGCCTCACCCAGATCACGCAGTACCGCAGCCACCCCGTGGATGTCTATGCCGGCTTCCTCATCGGCGCGGGCATCGCCGCCTACCTG GCCTGCCATGCCGTGGGCAACTTCCAGGCCCCACCTGCGGAGAAGCCAGCAGCCCCGGCACCTGCCGAGGATGCGCTGCGGGCGCTGACCCAGCGGGGCCACGACTCTCTGTACCAGCAGAACAAGTCTGTGAGCACGGACGCCCTCGGCCCGCCAGGGCGGCTGGAGGGGGTGGCCCGGCCTGTGGCCCGCGATAAGAGCTCGCTGGGCAGTGTGAAGCGCGCCAGCGTGGACGTGGACCTGCTGGCCCCGCGCAGCCCCATGGGCAAGGAGAGCATGGTGACCTTCAGCCACACGCTGCCACGTGTCAGCACGCCCTCGCTGGACGACCCCGCCCGCCGGCACATGACCATCCACGTGCCGCTGGACGCCTCCCGCTCCAAGCAGCTCATCAGCGAGTGGAAGCAGAAGTCGCTGGAGGGCCGGGGCCTGGGGCTGCCCGACGAGGCCAGCCCAGGGCACCTGCGGGCACCTGCCGAGCCCATggccgaggaggaggaggaggaggaggaggaagaggaggaggaggaggaggagggggagcaggagggggagCACGGGGGGCCTGCCCCACCCTCGCTGTACCCCATGGTCCAGGCTCGGCCGGGCCTTGGGCCTCGAGTCATCCTCCCGCCACGGGCTGGGCCGCAGCCCCTGGTGCACATCCCTGAGGAGGGGGTGCAGGGAGCCGGCCTGTCCCCCAAGAGCAGCACGGCTGTGCGGGCCAAGTGGCTGATGATGGCCGAGAAGAGCGGGGCCGCCGCAGTCGCGGCCacagcccccacccagccccgTGTGGCCAACCCGCCACGGCTGCTGCAGGTCATCGCCATGTCCAAGGCGCCGGGCGGGCCAGGCCCCAAGGCGGCTGAGACAGCCTCCTCCTCCAGCGCCAGCTCCGACTCCTCGCAGTACCGGTCACCCTCGGACCGCGACTCCGCCAGCATGGTCACCATTGACGCACACGCGCCGCACCACCCCGTGGTCCACCTGTCCGCGGGGAACGGGCCCTGGGAGTGGAGGGCCGCGGGTGGTGGGGCGCAGGGAGTGGAGGGCGAGGGTGGCTATGAGCTGGGCGACCTGGTTCACAGCTTCAGAGGGCCCAAGCCACAGGGTGTGTCTCCCGGCTCATCGGTCAGCGACCTGGACCAGGAGGAGCTGCGGTTTGGGACCGTGGCCACTGTCAACCTGGCCACAGGCGAAGGGCTGCCCCCGCTGGGCCCAGCTAGCCGGGAGTCAACACTGCGGCGCCAAGCAGGTGCCCTGGTGTTGGGCGAGCGTGAGGCCCCAGGTGAGGGGGCACCGGGGAGTTACTACCGGAAGGTGCAGGTCGCCCGCAGGCTCCAGGACTGA
- the PLPPR3 gene encoding phospholipid phosphatase-related protein type 3 isoform X3, producing MVGEGVLYCLQSRPWGRGGRDGAEGSIHAGGCSFSSFLRRTVRFVGVQVFGLCATALVTDVIQLATGYHAPFFLTVCKPNYTLLGTPCEASPYVTQDICSGHDSHAILSARKTFPSQHATLSAFAAVYVSMYFNSVISDATKLLKPILVFAFTIAAGVCGLTQITQYRSHPVDVYAGFLIGAGIAAYLACHAVGNFQAPPAEKPAAPAPAEDALRALTQRGHDSLYQQNKSVSTDALGPPGRLEGVARPVARDKSSLGSVKRASVDVDLLAPRSPMGKESMVTFSHTLPRVSTPSLDDPARRHMTIHVPLDASRSKQLISEWKQKSLEGRGLGLPDEASPGHLRAPAEPMAEEEEEEEEEEEEEEEEGEQEGEHGGPAPPSLYPMVQARPGLGPRVILPPRAGPQPLVHIPEEGVQGAGLSPKSSTAVRAKWLMMAEKSGAAAVAATAPTQPRVANPPRLLQVIAMSKAPGGPGPKAAETASSSSASSDSSQYRSPSDRDSASMVTIDAHAPHHPVVHLSAGNGPWEWRAAGGGAQGVEGEGGYELGDLVHSFRGPKPQGVSPGSSVSDLDQEELRFGTVATVNLATGEGLPPLGPASRESTLRRQAGALVLGEREAPGEGAPGSYYRKVQVARRLQD from the exons ATGGTGGGCGAGGGCGTCCTGTACTGCCTGCAGTCCCGGCCGTGGGGCCGCGGCGGCCGGGATGGGGCCGAGGGCAGCATCCACGCTGGTGGCTGCAGCTTCAGCTCCTTCCTGCGGCGCACTGTGCGGTTTGTGG gtgtCCAGGTGTTCGGCCTGTGCGCCACAGCTTTGGTGACCGACGTCATCCAGCTGGCCACGGGCTACCACGCGCCCTTCTTCCTCACGGTCTGCAAGCCCAACTATACGCTGCTGGGCACGCCCTGTGAGGCCAGCCCCTACGTCACGCAGGACATTTGCTCCGGCCACGACAGCCACGCCATCCTGTCTGCACG GAAGACCTTCCCGTCCCAGCACGCCACGCTGTCCGCCTTTGCGGCTGTCTACGTGTCG ATGTACTTCAACTCGGTCATCTCGGACGCCACCAAGCTGCTGAAGCCCATCCTGGTGTTTGCCTTCACCATCGCCGCTGGCGTGTGCGGCCTCACCCAGATCACGCAGTACCGCAGCCACCCCGTGGATGTCTATGCCGGCTTCCTCATCGGCGCGGGCATCGCCGCCTACCTG GCCTGCCATGCCGTGGGCAACTTCCAGGCCCCACCTGCGGAGAAGCCAGCAGCCCCGGCACCTGCCGAGGATGCGCTGCGGGCGCTGACCCAGCGGGGCCACGACTCTCTGTACCAGCAGAACAAGTCTGTGAGCACGGACGCCCTCGGCCCGCCAGGGCGGCTGGAGGGGGTGGCCCGGCCTGTGGCCCGCGATAAGAGCTCGCTGGGCAGTGTGAAGCGCGCCAGCGTGGACGTGGACCTGCTGGCCCCGCGCAGCCCCATGGGCAAGGAGAGCATGGTGACCTTCAGCCACACGCTGCCACGTGTCAGCACGCCCTCGCTGGACGACCCCGCCCGCCGGCACATGACCATCCACGTGCCGCTGGACGCCTCCCGCTCCAAGCAGCTCATCAGCGAGTGGAAGCAGAAGTCGCTGGAGGGCCGGGGCCTGGGGCTGCCCGACGAGGCCAGCCCAGGGCACCTGCGGGCACCTGCCGAGCCCATggccgaggaggaggaggaggaggaggaggaagaggaggaggaggaggaggagggggagcaggagggggagCACGGGGGGCCTGCCCCACCCTCGCTGTACCCCATGGTCCAGGCTCGGCCGGGCCTTGGGCCTCGAGTCATCCTCCCGCCACGGGCTGGGCCGCAGCCCCTGGTGCACATCCCTGAGGAGGGGGTGCAGGGAGCCGGCCTGTCCCCCAAGAGCAGCACGGCTGTGCGGGCCAAGTGGCTGATGATGGCCGAGAAGAGCGGGGCCGCCGCAGTCGCGGCCacagcccccacccagccccgTGTGGCCAACCCGCCACGGCTGCTGCAGGTCATCGCCATGTCCAAGGCGCCGGGCGGGCCAGGCCCCAAGGCGGCTGAGACAGCCTCCTCCTCCAGCGCCAGCTCCGACTCCTCGCAGTACCGGTCACCCTCGGACCGCGACTCCGCCAGCATGGTCACCATTGACGCACACGCGCCGCACCACCCCGTGGTCCACCTGTCCGCGGGGAACGGGCCCTGGGAGTGGAGGGCCGCGGGTGGTGGGGCGCAGGGAGTGGAGGGCGAGGGTGGCTATGAGCTGGGCGACCTGGTTCACAGCTTCAGAGGGCCCAAGCCACAGGGTGTGTCTCCCGGCTCATCGGTCAGCGACCTGGACCAGGAGGAGCTGCGGTTTGGGACCGTGGCCACTGTCAACCTGGCCACAGGCGAAGGGCTGCCCCCGCTGGGCCCAGCTAGCCGGGAGTCAACACTGCGGCGCCAAGCAGGTGCCCTGGTGTTGGGCGAGCGTGAGGCCCCAGGTGAGGGGGCACCGGGGAGTTACTACCGGAAGGTGCAGGTCGCCCGCAGGCTCCAGGACTGA